A genomic window from Gossypium hirsutum isolate 1008001.06 chromosome D12, Gossypium_hirsutum_v2.1, whole genome shotgun sequence includes:
- the LOC107945768 gene encoding amino acid transporter AVT6A: MTVGDITPNKEKGSGRSKHVADEKAPLLPKQQDEDAVHDEFNGASFIGAVFNLSTTIVGAGIMALPATMKVLGLILGVALIIFMAFLTDASIEFLIRFSKAGKITSYGGLMGDAFGKYGKIMLQICVLVNNIGVLIVYMIIIGDVLSGTSSSGVHHAGVLEGWFGQHWWNGRTFVLLISTIGIFSPLACFKRIDSLRFSSALSVALAVAFLVIILAIAIFKLISGTVVMPRLLPDVTDLTSFWKLFTVFPVLVTAFICHYNVHNIANELKNTTQIGAVVRTSLASCSIVYIMTSVFGFLLFGDATLADVLANFDTDLGIPYSYLLNDAVRVSYAAHLMLVFPIVFYPLRINIDGLFFPSASPLPQSTTRFAFITSGLLILIFLGANFIPSIWVAFQFTGATAAVCLGFIFPAAVTLRDRHVISRKEDRMLAIVMIVLSVFSNMVLVYGNAISLLKKNQ; this comes from the exons ATGACAGTTGGGGATATAACACCAAATAAAGAGAAGGGTTCAGGGAGAAGCAAACATGTTGCTGATGAGAAAGCTCCCTTGCTACCTAAACAACAAGATGAAGATGCTGTTCATGATGAATTTAATGGAGCCTCTTTTATTGGGGCAGTGTTTAACTTGTCAACAACAATTGTTGGTGCAGGGATCATGGCCTTGCCCGCTACAATGAAAGTCCTGGGACTGATTCTTGGTGTTGCTCTTATCATCTTTATGGCCTTCTTAACTGATGCCTCTATTGAGTTCTTGATAAGGTTTAGTAAGGCTGGAAAAATAACTTCTTATGGAGGTCTTATGGGGGATGCATTTGGAAAGTATGGAAAAATCATGTTACAAATCTGTGTTTTAGTCAACAACATTGGAGTTCTCATTGTGTATATGATTATTATTG GTGATGTGCTTTCTGGAACATCATCAAGTGGAGTTCACCATGCTGGTGTCCTTGAAGGTTGGTTCGGGCAACATTGGTGGAACGGGCGTACCTTTGTTCTTCTCATCTCAACAATCGGCATCTTCTCTCCTTTGGCATGTTTTAAACGCATTG ACTCCTTAAGATTTTCGTCGGCATTATCAGTTGCTCTTGCTGTTGCGTTTCTTGTCATTATTCTGGCCATAGCAATTTTCAAGTTGATTAGCGGAACTGTAGTGATGCCGAGATTGCTACCGGATGTCACTGATTTGACCTCATTCTGGAAACTCTTCACTGTATTCCCGGTTCTAGTCACCGCATTTATCTGCCACTACAATG TTCACAATATAGCCAATGAACTCAAAAACACAACCCAGATAGGAGCAGTTGTTCGAACTTCTCTCGCTTCATGCTCAATTGTTTACATAATGACAAGTGTCTTCGGATTCCTTCTATTCGGTGATGCAACATTGGCTGATGTGCTTGCCAACTTCGATACTGACCTTGGCATTCCCTATAGCTACCTACTTAATGATGCTGTCCGTGTGAGCTATGCTGCTCACCTCATGCTTGTATTTCCCATCGTCTTTTATCCGCTTAGAATCAACATAGATGGCCTCTTCTTCCCTTCCGCCAGCCCTTTACCCCAGTCTACCACGAGGTTTGCTTTTATTACTTCCGGACTCTTGATACTTATCTTCTTGGGTGCAAATTTCATACCCAGCATCTGGGTTGCTTTCCAATTCACTGGAGCAACCGCTGCAGTTTGCCTTGGATTCATTTTTCCCGCCGCTGTAACGCTTAG